DNA from Peromyscus leucopus breed LL Stock chromosome 3, UCI_PerLeu_2.1, whole genome shotgun sequence:
ACCAGCTGCCTGCTCTTGTTGAACCTCACGTCAtgcattgtttctgttttgttttagctcTGGATGAGGGGGATATTGCCTTACTGAAAACTTACGTGAGTCTTTTTGTGTTTAAACAAAAATTGTTTTGTCTTTCTAAACTGATTAGAAGGAAGTGTCTGAGAGTTCACACTAATTGAGAAGAGTTAGCTGCCCAAAGTTTCTGTTTAGATGACAACAGAGAGTCTGTATGCAGCGTGCTTAAACTAACTCATGATCTTTATACAACCTCTAATAGTGAGGGCATTATATTGAAAGATATTTGAAATGGCTTATGtaaatatttactgtatttaAAGTGTATGTGACAAAATTAGatttgaaatggatttttttttttttttaatgtatacagaagagggtgccagatctcaatacagatggttgtgagaccatgtggttgctgggaattgaactcaggacctctggaagagcagtcagtgctcttaacctctgagccatctctccagcccagaaatggaaattttaagtGCATGGAAATAGGCTACTTTTCAGtgagatgtggtggctcatgcctctcagcactcaggattgccgtaagtgtgaggccagcctggtgcagATCAACTACAGGTCAGAAAATACAGAACTGCCTTAGGAAAATGTCTGCAAATGTTCCCCCTCCTGTTCTTACTCCCAGGCTCTGATACAATTAAGGCTAGTAAGAGTAAGTTGTTTATATTTAGGTGCTCTAATTAAACTGACCTTTCTCACCCAGGGGCAGAGTACTTACTCCAGGCAGATCAAGCAGGTTGAGGATGACATTCAACaacttctcaaaaaaattaatgagctTACTGGTATGTATTatctctatttcctttctttaaaagaattgttGATTGTGCTATACTGGTGTGTATTTATTATCCTGCTTCCTTTAAATGAATTGTTGAttgtgctaattttttttttaatgtgtattagtgtatgtatgtctgtgagggtgttgagtaccctggaactggagttacagacagttgtgagctgccatgtgggtactgggaattgaacctgggtctctggaagagcattcagtgctcttaaccgctgagctatctctccagccctgtgctaaattttttaaaatacaaatttgaaataaattttgaagtaaaatcatcagttacagatttttttaaaaacttaagaaattTGACTTCATTTAACACCCTTTTTTACAAATGTGTTTAATCCTTATGCAGTTAAGTAGCATCATCTTTTACACAAGTAATATTTCTGCTGATCAAAGCCTAGTTCAGTACACTCTAATATATCAAAGTTTTATATTGAATAAAAACATGATTTTACCCATTATGCCTATTGCCTGGTTTTTTTGGCACTTGGGAATTTAAATAGTGAAGTCTgtaatacaaaaaacaaaaacaaaatgtcaagTAGTCattacatttttggttttgttgctttAGGGTAGTGGTTTTGGGTGGGGGTTGTAGGGTAATGGTTCTGTCTGAAGGCATTAGGCAGTACCTGAAGGCAACTTGATCCCTGTGATATGCAGAAAGGTATATTACTGGTGATGTGTAGTATCTAGAAGGGGATATTGCTAAGCATTCTACAAAATATACAGGACAGTCCTTGGAAGTGGGGATATTCAATATAGAATGCCAGTCATGCTAGGGTTGAGAAGGTTAGTTTTGGAGTGATGCACTACAATTTGCTGAGTTTTGCCACCTTCCTCTCTGTAGGTATCAAAGAGTCGGACACCGGCCTGGCACCACCAGCCCTCTGGGACCTGGCTGCAGACAAACAGACACTTCAGAGTGAACAGCCGCTCCAGGTGGCAAGGTACACTCAGTGCTCTGTAGGACTTTGTTTCCAAGACATTTTAGAGTTTGGGGTCTAATACAGtagtttaaatttgtttgtttgtttctcatttcATAAAGCTTTCTACAAATATCTGGGGTTAAAATTCTGTGCTTTAAGTAATTATGAAGAACACTCAGAAAGTACAGAACACAGTATGAAAGCTCCAATTCTCGTGCTCCAGTGATCCTTCTTGTCCTCTTATGTGTATCCTTGTGTCTGAATGCAAAGAAGTAAATCTGGGGgtctttaaaaagtgtgtgtgagcACTCCCCTGTGTACAGTAtgggtgtgggggtcagaggacgacttttgGGAGTTCTCTCCTTtgccatgtggattccagggagcAGACTCAAgacatcaggtttggtggcaagcccctttacctgctgagccttcttacCAGCCCCTTGAGGGTTTAATTAAAGACCTAACTACcttgtttggaatttttttttttattaagaaaattttttcatttattttatacaccaatcaaagattaTTGGGGAATTCTGTATTGCTTTTAGTACAGCTATACCTCTTggcttccttttaatttttaaagaaaatgtgttcaatTCACAGATGTAAACTGTTAAAGCTCCTTATTTAGCCATTCTTGAAGAAAAGTTTCTGTatatttgcttctttctttttttaaagataggatcttacttactctgtagcctaggctggtctcaaacttgcagtgatcctgctgcctctgcctcccaagtgtgggattacaggtgtgggaaAACTACCCAGCCTACTTTTTAAACCATGGATTGACTAGCCAGACAGGGTGGTAGcacatggtggtccacacctataaccccagcactcgggaggctgcaTCAGGGGTTTGGCACGTTTGatgccagccttagctacatatcaagaccatgtcttaaacaaacaaacaaaatgtacaaTTCCACCTTGTcgttcaccccccacccccaattaaaaaaacaaaatctaccCCTGTGTCTATAGAGCAACATGTCTGTCAGCTAAAGTAATAATACATTTAATTCTCCCTTAGACCTTGGCTGGCAACAGAAGACAATCTTGTTACATATGATGCAGACACAAAACACTCATGCCATCAGCCTACATGCCCACTGCGGGCTGTTGTgtatttctctgtatttgttgcTATGCAATAGctgctgaatatgaattatagattctactttttattttatttttttttttttatttttttcagagctgaggaccaaacccagggccttgcgcttgctaggcaagcactctaccactgagctaaatctccaacctgCTATTTTCTTTGTTAGATACTTTGACACATGTGGTATTATATATTAACTTTTACCAGATCTCTCAGAGAGTGAAcactttcaaattaaaaataacaacaaaaaatggatttaaaatgtGAACccaaaccgggcggtggtggcgcacgcctttaatcccagcacttgggaggcagaggcaggcgaatctctgtgagttcgaggccagcctgggctaccaagtgagctccaggaaaggcgcaaagctacacagagaaaccctgtcttgaaaaaccaaaataaataaataaataaaaatgtgaacccaggaaaaaatgaaaacatataagTTACTGAATTTGAAATAAGACACACAGCTATATTCTtacaagggaaaaggaaaaggaaagtcaCCTAAGATGAAAAGATGTCCCTGATAATAAAGGGAATGAGGGTCACACCTGGAAACCACTAATAACACTCTTGGGTTTGGTCTTTCTGGGGAAGGGATCATCTGAAAATTCTATGGCTCAGCTAAGGTTGAGTGGACCCTTGGAGTGAGCGCAGAGGGGTCTTGAGCAGTGGCCCACTTATTGAGCTCACTGTTGGTGGCTTGGGTTCCTTACTCTCATGAAGCCCTTTTCTGTGCTAGGTGTACGAAGATAATCAATGCTGATTCAGAGGACCCCAAATACATCATCAATGTGAAGCAGTTTGCCAAGTTTGTGGTGGATCTCAGTGATCAGGTGGCACCTACTGACATTGAAGAAGGGATGAGAGTTGGGTGAGTTCATGCTGTGGCTCTGTTGTGAAGGAGTAAACAGAATGCCATGGAGTGTGAGAAGTGGTTAGTAAGACTCATagtctttccttctctgtgaGCTTCCTGACTTCACACCAGTGTAGCCTTCCCACTCCCAATGCATGGCTTTATGGGTCctaattaaaggcgtgtggctaACGTGGAGCAGTACTTGCTTGAGAATAGTTAATGTCTGTAGAATACATAATAACTTACTCTTCACaacttttttctcttcctaaCTTCTGGGACTGTATCTCTTTTGCTTACTTATAATgtgattttaaagataaatactAGCCAGAAAGAGTTCTCTGAAAACTTAAAGAGCatctattctgtttttgtttacttccttAGCGTGGACAGAAATAAATACCAAATTCACATTCCACTACCTCCTAAGATTGACCCAACAGTTACCATGATGCAGGTAAGAAACTCTGGGAAAGAGATTGACATGCTTTAATATAATTgccagccaggcatagtggctcatatctgtaatcccagcatttgggggcttaggcagaaggattgccatgaattaaatccagcctcggctacagaatgagttttaggctagcctgggctacgggGTGAAAGCCtatctcataaaaacaaacaaaacccaaaagcaaCAAGGATTGTATCTATTCCAAAAAAGTTTGAAGCTTTTAAACAGCTAATGTAGGTTATGTACCAAAAAGttaccagaaaataaaaaaaatatttagaaagtctttattagtatTTGTCACCTATTAATGTCAAATGTAGCTCAACAAATAGTTCTAGGACACTGGAATTAATTATTGTCCTAACATGTAGGAAGCAGTTTTAACTCCCGTTTTATGAACATTCTTGTTACAGAATGGTTTTTATGGTATTAAGTCTCCTGTGGAGGGTATGGTCAGCACTCAAAAGCCTATGAGTGTGTTGTCTACTCTTTCTTAGGTGGAAGAAAAACCTGATGTCACGTACAGTGATGTTGGTGGCTGTAAGGAACAGATTGAGAAACTGCGCGAGGTAGTTGAAACCCCTCTACTCCATGTAAGTGCTGACTGTCTCCTGTGTGTAAAGTTGTCCCGAGCTGCTGtgcactgagcaccagcattGCTGCTTGTGTATTACATAGCTTTTGAATGGTTTGTCTTCCTTAGTGGAAACTTGTGATGGGGTGGAGGTGTGGAAAGAGGGTTCAATTTCAGAAGAGAACAAACAAGAACTGAGTGGCCAGATGTATTTAAAAGGCAGAGCTGCTACTTAGATTGATAAAGGAAATTAATCTGTTAAGAATATTACTGTTACTGTAGAAGAAAATAGTTGTTCCAGTGACATCAAGAGAAAACAGTTAAACCTTGGAGGATAACGGAACACATAATATCAgataattgatttttaaagtgaaaaatttatttttatatcattttatatttttgttataccAAAGTTGTAAGTGTAAAATTTGTGTCTTTGTCACAGCCAGAGAGATTTGTTAACCTTGGGATTGAGCCTCCGAAGGGTGTGCTGCTGTTTGGTCCCCCGGGCACAGGCAAGACACTCTGTGCTAGGGCAGTTGCCAACAGAACTGACGCTTGCTTCATCCGAGTCATTGGGTCTGAGCTCGTGCAGAAATACGTCGGGGAGGTAAAGTGAATTTGTCAACATTAAAGCGTCATTGCTCTGTGAGAAATTTGTGATATATGcataagattaaaaaacaattcCAAATGAGCTACCGTATAAAATTCTGATCAACATGTTTCCTCCCCAGAAGAATGGCACTTAGTGCAGTTTTGGTGTGTGGGGTAAAAACCCCAGAAGTGCTAGGTAAATGAAATTTATCTCAGGGACAGTGGTCAGTAGTTTGATGAAGAATAAAAAGCATGGATTGTCTGTATGTGTGGGCATAGGTATCTGTACACACACTCGTAAATATTTAGCTAAGTACATGCATTTAGGTATAGGGTTGTATATATTATATCTAAGACATACTGTTTAGTATACTTAAGGATTATCAAAAGGGCTATATGacttagtattttaattttaatattttgatcaaAATGTAATCAAATTCAGTGATCATTAATTCCAAGTGACAGAtcaaatacttttatttcttcaagtTTTGCTTATCTTCACTTAAGAATGTTAATTTGGGGTTGgcgatttagctcagtggtaaagcgtttgcttagcaagcacaaggccctgggctcaatcctcagcttaaaaaaaaaaaatattaatttgattGCTTCTAGTCTTAACCTTAGTGCTGTTGAATAGCTAGAGAATTGTGAATATTATACTGTATTGAGGCTAACAAGATTAATTTGATAATATAGATAGCAAACTTCGGTATAGCTAGAGAATTGTGAAAATTATACTGTATTGAGGCTAACAAGATTAATTTGATAATATAGATAGCAAACTtcggtatttttttgtttgttttattttatttatttatttatttatttattttttatttttttttttttttttgagatagggtttctctgtgaatctctggctgtcctggaactctctgtagaccaggctggccttgaactcagagatccacctgcccctgcctcccaagtgctgggattagaggtgtgcactaccaccgcctggctcaaacttcaatctttttaaaaaagcttaggTGATAATGGTTGAGAATGCTGTTAGAAAAATTGTTGAAAACTGTGCAGtatagtttgtttatttattgtactttaaaagattttaaaattaactctGTAATAATCAAATTTTCTCATTAGGGGGCTCGAATGGTCCGTGAGCTTTTTGAAATGGCAAGAACAAAAAAAGCCTGCCttattttctttgatgaaatTGATGCCATTGGAGGTATGAATGATAAATTTTACTGATTCAGTTAGTTTTTATTacgcgtgtgtgtgagtgtgtgtatgtagagtgAGAGTGCTATagtgtcttggggtttctattgctgtgcagagacaccaggatatagcaactcttataaaggaaaacatttatttggggctagtttacagttcagaggttcagtccattattgtcatggcgggAAGTGTGGCAAcacacaggcagacgtggtgctggagaaggagctgagagttctacatttggattggcaggcagcaggaagagaattgAGACACGCTGACCCGGCTTAAGCATCTGAGACttcaaagctcactcccagtgacacacttcctccaacaatgccacacctactccaacaaggccacacctcctaaagtgACAGTtcccatgagcttatggggccattttcattcaaaccaccacatgtagTGTGCATGTAGTCAAAGGACAACCTATAGGGTcacttctctcctaccatgtgggccccagggatccagttcaggttgtcagacttggtagcaGGCACCTttgccccctgagccatctcatcatccctgaatgatattttaaagaattagtGTAGGATTGAGTTTCATAGAAGCTGAAAGTGATTTGTAGTAGAGTTCTGACATGTTAATCTTCTATAAAATTTTAACTCCAGGTTGCAGCTCTGGTACATCAGAGCTGCAGATTTAAGCAACAGTATGGCTATGAAGGAAAAAATACTACATAGCATTGATAGCTTGTGTTTGTGCTGGTTCATTTCATTGTGGGCATAAATGTCCATACTCTGAACAACTCATAGGTTGAAATGATACATCATCCCTTACTGTAAAGAAGGCACTGGACAGAAATGGTAGCAGTTTATCTttctttacataaaataataatattggcTTCCCAGATTGGATATAATACAGTGTTAGCCCTGTGACCTACTCTATTTACTTTAACTAACAGTGAAGCCTCAGTTTACTGAACTCCACAAAAGGAATGATAATCCCTGccttgcttgttttttggttAGACTGAAAACATTGAACTGTCCTGCGGTGTTGGCTGTGGCTTTAGAATGCTAATCCCTAGGAGCTGCAGATGTCTGTCACTGTCTCCAGTAACAGCTGACAACATGGTGCTCCACCGTGTACATACATGGTGTTTCCTCTGTTACCTTCTCTGTTGGTGGACATCTAAGTTGGTTCCTTGAGTGTGACTAATGCTGCAGTGAACGTTGAtgtgcaggtgtgtctgtgaTGTGTCCGTAGTCCTCTGGGTAGATATCCagtagtggtatagctgggtcatacgGAAGATGTATTGTTAgggtggttgttttttgttttgcttggttttttggtttttttgagaaattttcatAGTGAGTAaaccagtttacactcccaccatcAGTGTATAAGGGATTCTTCTTGTCCACATCCTTCAGAAACTGTTActtgtcttatttctttcttttcctcagcCAATTTAATTTAGTGAttgcgtgtctgtctgtctgtgtctgtctgtgtgccacagcacacacgtggAAGTCTAAGGGTAACTTgccagagtcagttttctcttttttctgtgtgggttctgggtatcgaACACAGGTCAAAGGAGCTTGGCAaaatcacctttacccactgaaccatcttgctgtcctctatttgttttcttagtgaATGGCATTGTGACTGGGAGAAGGGAGGTTCTCAATgtagggttttttggtttttgttttgttttgttttttgggttttttttttgtttgttttttttttttggtttttttttttactgtgtatggatgctttgcctacatacatgtgtagctagagttttcctgcctggcccacagtcaggacaaatctctgtctaccaccaatcccacagccgctcagacccaaccaagtaaacacagagacttatattgcttacaaactgtatggccatggcatgcttcttgctaactgttcttacagcttaaattaatccatttccacaaatccaTACCCTGCCACACAGCTTGTAGCTTACCAGCATATTTTCATGCTGCTTGttagggtggcggctggcagtgactccttctgccttactcttcttttatttctcctctctgttagtcccgcctatacttcctgcctagccacggccaatcaggttttacttattgaccaatcagagtaacttgacatacagaccatcccccagcacagccaagtgcagaccatctcagacacctgcactcaggcccgtggtcctaatcatcctctacgcggacctgctgggtaaagccacgaggaacccaagaacgggctcccacaggacatacagaacatcccacagcatacatgtatgtgtaccacatgtgtgccctgtgcttgtggagctcagaagagggtgtgggatcccctggaactgatgtTATAGGTGGTCATGAGCcactacgtgggtgctgggatctgaaccctggtcttctgcaagagaataaatgttcttaaccgctgagccatctctccagtgtctcccccccgtcccccgtcccccccccccccccgtccccccccccgtccccgcattgtagttttgatttgtgtgtctATTATGACTAGTAAAGTTGAACACTTTCATATGCTCtttggtcatttgtatttcttaagaACTGTCACTTATACTCAAATCATTAACACATTTATTAATTGggcttttcttctttgattttctgGTTAGTGGTTTGAGTTCTTTGTTTTCTACACATTAATTCTCTGTCAGGTGTATAGAATGTCTCTTTGTTCAGTTAACTGTTACTTTGCCATACACAAGCTTTTTCATCTCAGGAGGTTCACTTTTTGGTTATTGGCCTTCAGTAACACCTGCTGttcctaattttatttatttttttggagcacctttccatccttttatcctgTCACCGGAGAAGCAACAAACAGATGGGTCCTGTTTTAATCCAGTCCTCTACCCTGTCTTTTGACCGGGGAATTAGTGTTTAAGgatgcacatgcacgtgtgtgcgcacgtgtgtgcaGACCAGAGGGTGGCATTGTTTTCTTCGGTGTCTTTCCACCTTatcttttcttcagtgtctttccACCTTATCTGTAGAGATAGGGCCTCTCACTGGGTcagagctcaccagtttggctagactggctggcagaTAAACTCCAAGGACCCTCCTGTCCACccgcctccccagcactggggttacagtgcACTTCTGTGCCCCAGCTTTGACACGTGTGCCAAGGGGCACATGGGTCCTCACAACTGCACggcaggcactttaccagctgagccattccCTGACCCTTGGGTCTTGAtttgtgcgagtgtgtgtgtgtgtgatatgtgtatgtgtgtatgtgtgtgcgtgtgtgcgtgggCGCGcgctctctttgagacagggtctcactgtgtgtccctggctgacATGGAACCTCACTCCATAGACTAGGACTGCTTGAGCCCACAGAGATAGTGTTGAAGATGTGCATTGGTTCCTGTTATTTTTGCTGCTTTTGTAGTGTTTGATGTTTTCTCAACACTCATTTGTGTAACCACTGTCCGAGCATTGCTTGTTTTTTCCTGTGGCTTCACAGATGCACTTGTTCTTTTTAGtctaaaaatgtgttttcattatcCTCTGTGGAACTGAGTTAGTGGTCATAAATTCTTTAAGATTGcttttatcatggaaagtttCCTTCTTAGttcttcatcatcatcagtaTGTCTTCCAGTTACTATTGTGGTTAGCTGGGTTAACAGATAATGCAAGAACTGGTCCATCTCTTAGGCCCCAGAGCCTCTGCAAACCAGGGCAAGTTACGTACTTTgggaatagaaaatgaaaaaaatgcaaaagaaaagaaaagagtgatTAGGGCAAGGAATATACAGGCAAGAACAGCTAAGCTGGCTTGCTTAATTGACTTTGGGGATTGAATAAGGAGGCATGCATGTAGAGGAGATACAGGGGACAGAGACTATGAACATAGTCATGCTCACATTTCAGATCTAGTGTCTCTCGTCTTAGAGTGATTCCGATGCACACGGATATAGAGCATGGAAACTGGACTCAGAGTCTCAGTGTGCCTGTCTTAGCTTTGGGAGCTCCTCTGTGATACGAGGCTGCTCTAGTCTTTCCTTTTTAGATACTAGATTACAGATGCTGTTCCAGTCTTTGGGTGGGACTTCAACAGATGGAGTCTCAGATGCCCAAAACATCTCTGCCTTCCTTCAGGGTTCCTCAGAACGAATGCTAGCCCCACCCTTGTGCAATTCCCAGTGCCCCAGCCTGAGTCGACACTCTGCTGTGTCCCAGGTTTTTAGCTTGTTGAATGCTGCACA
Protein-coding regions in this window:
- the Psmc2 gene encoding 26S proteasome regulatory subunit 7; translation: MPDYLGADQRKTKEDEKDDKPIRALDEGDIALLKTYGQSTYSRQIKQVEDDIQQLLKKINELTGIKESDTGLAPPALWDLAADKQTLQSEQPLQVARCTKIINADSEDPKYIINVKQFAKFVVDLSDQVAPTDIEEGMRVGVDRNKYQIHIPLPPKIDPTVTMMQVEEKPDVTYSDVGGCKEQIEKLREVVETPLLHPERFVNLGIEPPKGVLLFGPPGTGKTLCARAVANRTDACFIRVIGSELVQKYVGEGARMVRELFEMARTKKACLIFFDEIDAIGGARFDDGAGGDNEVQRTMLELINQLDGFDPRGNIKVLMATNRPDTLDPALMRPGRLDRKIEFSLPDLEGRTHIFKIHARSMSVERDIRFELLARLCPNSTGAEIRSVCTEAGMFAIRARRKIATEKDFLEAVNKVIKSYAKFSATPRYMTYN